A portion of the Lysinibacillus timonensis genome contains these proteins:
- a CDS encoding DUF423 domain-containing protein, which produces MNISLFLGAILAFVGVVLGAFGAHALKDKFREARYAEIWNTAVQYQMYHALGLFIIGILSMENLLGTTTLFTWASYLMFAGVVFFSGSLYVLSLKGIRKLGAITPIGGLLFLVAWLLVAIEVMN; this is translated from the coding sequence ATGAACATAAGTTTATTTTTAGGAGCAATTCTTGCTTTTGTAGGAGTCGTACTTGGAGCGTTTGGTGCACACGCGTTGAAAGATAAGTTTCGTGAAGCCCGTTACGCTGAGATTTGGAATACAGCTGTGCAATACCAAATGTATCATGCGTTAGGTCTATTCATAATTGGAATATTATCGATGGAAAATCTGTTAGGCACTACTACTCTTTTTACTTGGGCTAGCTATTTAATGTTTGCAGGAGTGGTGTTCTTTAGTGGAAGTCTGTATGTGCTATCACTAAAAGGCATTCGTAAACTTGGTGCTATTACGCCTATTGGCGGTTTATTGTTCCTTGTTGCATGGCTGTTAGTAGCTATAGAAGTAATGAATTAA
- a CDS encoding ABC transporter permease subunit: MTKKKSGKKWYDNRLVPWVLPIVIVILWQLLVQFKIITSTLLPSPLEVIDAAIRLFESGELQQHVMISTQRALIGFVIGGVLGFVLGLINGTVLFFERTVDTSIQMIRTIPHLALIPLVILWFGIGESAKIFLVAIGVMFPIYINTFNGIKNVDRKLIEMGKVYGLSPGKLFTNIILPGSLPSILVGIRYALGVMWVSLIIAETIGTDAGIGFMATSAREFMQMDIIVLTIVLYAILGKLSDLIAKLFEHRLLKWHPAFRKK, translated from the coding sequence TTGACTAAAAAGAAAAGCGGAAAGAAATGGTATGACAATCGTCTAGTACCTTGGGTTTTACCTATTGTCATCGTCATTTTGTGGCAATTACTAGTACAATTCAAAATCATTACAAGTACATTATTACCCTCCCCGCTTGAAGTGATCGATGCAGCTATCCGTCTCTTTGAAAGTGGTGAATTGCAACAACATGTAATGATCAGTACCCAACGCGCATTAATAGGTTTTGTTATTGGTGGTGTGCTTGGATTTGTACTTGGATTAATAAACGGAACGGTTCTCTTCTTTGAAAGAACAGTTGATACATCCATCCAAATGATTCGAACAATTCCTCATTTGGCATTAATACCACTTGTCATATTATGGTTTGGTATTGGGGAAAGTGCAAAAATTTTCCTAGTCGCAATTGGTGTCATGTTCCCGATTTATATTAATACTTTTAACGGTATTAAAAATGTAGATAGAAAGCTAATTGAAATGGGAAAAGTTTATGGACTATCACCCGGGAAATTATTCACAAATATTATTTTACCCGGTTCTCTTCCTTCTATATTAGTCGGAATTCGTTACGCACTAGGGGTTATGTGGGTATCCTTAATCATTGCTGAAACAATTGGTACAGATGCTGGGATTGGGTTTATGGCGACAAGTGCACGGGAATTTATGCAGATGGATATTATCGTGTTAACAATCGTGCTATATGCCATTTTGGGTAAATTATCCGATTTAATTGCCAAGCTATTTGAACATCGCTTATTAAAATGGCATCCAGCTTTTCGTAAGAAATAA
- a CDS encoding cold-shock protein produces the protein MTQGTVKWFNAEKGFGFIEVEGGADVFAHFSAIQGEGFKSLDEGQKVEFSVEDGQRGPQATNIVKL, from the coding sequence ATGACACAAGGTACAGTAAAATGGTTTAACGCAGAAAAAGGTTTCGGTTTCATCGAAGTTGAAGGCGGAGCAGACGTATTTGCCCACTTCTCAGCCATCCAAGGTGAAGGTTTCAAATCACTTGACGAAGGTCAAAAAGTAGAGTTTTCAGTAGAAGACGGACAACGTGGACCACAAGCTACAAACATCGTAAAACTTTAA
- a CDS encoding thioredoxin domain-containing protein, with the protein MTQTIENTHLSYGSPEAPVKVEVFLNLACPYCATFFENADQTLQSYIQDGKVQYIIKHFDKPREMLLYGTLANCFFDYNEPEKIYELMKDLFAKQSEWHEKDSDTIKKMLVEEYGLKEEPETIDIGLQIVAEAVKRNVKMVPAVFINDKEFQYPVELDAEQLKNEIDQLL; encoded by the coding sequence ATGACTCAAACTATTGAAAATACTCATTTAAGCTATGGTTCTCCTGAAGCTCCTGTAAAAGTGGAAGTATTTTTAAACCTTGCCTGTCCATATTGTGCAACATTCTTTGAAAATGCCGACCAAACATTACAATCGTATATTCAAGATGGCAAAGTCCAATACATTATTAAGCATTTCGATAAACCTCGTGAAATGCTATTATACGGTACTTTAGCAAACTGCTTCTTTGATTATAATGAGCCTGAAAAAATTTATGAGTTAATGAAGGATTTATTTGCTAAACAAAGTGAATGGCATGAAAAAGATAGTGATACAATTAAGAAAATGTTAGTTGAAGAGTACGGTTTAAAAGAGGAGCCTGAAACAATCGATATTGGTCTACAAATTGTAGCGGAAGCCGTGAAGCGTAATGTGAAAATGGTACCAGCTGTTTTTATTAACGATAAAGAATTCCAATACCCAGTCGAACTAGACGCTGAACAGTTGAAGAACGAAATCGATCAATTACTATAG
- a CDS encoding tyrosine-type recombinase/integrase has protein sequence MGAHPHQLRHSYATHMINNGAPIDVIQSLLGHEKSGTTKIYAQLSGKLRKDFYSEVK, from the coding sequence ATCGGAGCCCATCCCCATCAATTACGACATAGTTATGCAACACATATGATTAATAACGGAGCGCCAATTGATGTGATCCAAAGCTTACTGGGTCATGAAAAGAGTGGGACGACAAAAATATATGCTCAGCTAAGCGGAAAACTAAGGAAGGATTTTTATAGTGAAGTTAAATAA
- a CDS encoding ABC transporter substrate-binding protein gives MKRLFFLLMIAVLALVGCQSQPQTNETQTESNTDTNEQTEKELQKISVVLDWTPNTNHTGLYVAKEKGYFEEQGLDVDIIMPGDAGSDQLIASGNAEFGVSIQENITLARTQGVPIVSIAAVIQHNTSGFASPVDLNITSPKDFEGKTYGGWGSPIEQAVLQTLMSVEQADINQLDIVNAGNADFFTMKNQGIDFAWIYYGWTGVEAELRGEDINMVYLTDYSEKLDYYTPVLATNESMIAENPETVKAFVSAAAKGYQFAIENPEEAANILSAAAPELDSELILESQKWLSTKYQDDAPRWGEQKLDVWKNYADWMSEHGVLEGEFDPEKAFTNEFLPE, from the coding sequence ATGAAAAGACTTTTCTTCTTGCTTATGATTGCAGTGTTAGCACTAGTTGGCTGTCAATCACAACCACAGACAAACGAAACACAGACAGAGTCAAACACAGACACAAATGAACAAACAGAGAAAGAACTGCAAAAAATATCAGTGGTTCTTGATTGGACACCGAATACAAACCACACAGGTTTATATGTGGCTAAAGAAAAAGGTTATTTTGAAGAACAAGGCTTAGACGTTGATATTATTATGCCTGGAGATGCAGGTTCGGACCAATTGATAGCATCAGGCAACGCAGAATTTGGTGTGAGTATCCAAGAAAACATCACCCTTGCACGTACACAAGGAGTGCCAATTGTTTCGATTGCAGCAGTTATTCAACATAACACTTCGGGCTTTGCTTCACCAGTTGATTTAAATATTACTTCACCAAAAGACTTTGAAGGTAAAACATATGGCGGTTGGGGTTCACCAATTGAGCAAGCTGTTTTACAAACTTTGATGTCAGTTGAACAAGCAGATATTAATCAATTAGACATTGTAAATGCTGGAAATGCAGACTTCTTCACTATGAAAAACCAAGGAATTGATTTTGCATGGATCTACTATGGCTGGACAGGTGTTGAAGCTGAACTACGTGGAGAAGACATCAACATGGTTTATCTAACTGATTATTCAGAGAAACTTGATTACTATACACCAGTACTTGCAACAAATGAATCAATGATTGCTGAAAATCCTGAAACGGTAAAAGCTTTTGTCTCAGCTGCAGCTAAAGGCTATCAATTCGCTATTGAAAACCCTGAAGAAGCTGCAAACATCTTATCAGCAGCGGCTCCTGAACTTGATTCAGAGCTTATATTAGAAAGTCAAAAGTGGCTAAGTACGAAATATCAAGACGATGCACCTCGCTGGGGTGAGCAAAAGCTGGATGTTTGGAAAAACTATGCGGATTGGATGAGCGAACATGGTGTTTTAGAAGGCGAATTTGATCCAGAAAAAGCATTCACAAATGAATTTCTACCGGAATAA
- a CDS encoding small acid-soluble spore protein H, which translates to MNIQRAQEIAESGHLAKVFYNGERVYIQHVDEQKETARIYPLDDPQNEQEVSLASLKEKLN; encoded by the coding sequence TTGAATATTCAAAGAGCCCAAGAAATAGCAGAGTCAGGCCATTTAGCTAAGGTATTTTATAACGGAGAACGTGTTTATATTCAACATGTAGATGAACAAAAGGAGACAGCAAGAATTTATCCTTTAGATGATCCACAAAATGAACAAGAAGTGTCTTTAGCAAGCTTGAAAGAAAAACTAAATTAA
- a CDS encoding aliphatic sulfonate ABC transporter substrate-binding protein, translating to MMKKTLLLFITALFAFVLAACGSSSTTENSTTNGSTDEETSGEASNAEKEVIRIGYQKGNTINILKEHGNLDTALEEAGYAVEWNVFPTGTVLLEALLTDNIDFGHASDGNAVFMQAGGHPLNYVASEAPYPEGVALVVKADSDIQSVEDFKGKKIGVTRGGNQHYLLLVALEKAGVSQDEVEIIFYKDAAEGLAAFTKGEFDVYGSWDPYLAIVENTVETRTIVSGSDLTENRTFYFATEKLLSEKPEVAKIILEELQNADQWANENKDEVAEILAAELGLDAAPLKQANNRRTFGVQKIDEAIITSQQQLADTFFNAGILETEISVKDAVNVDAAIIPSNIE from the coding sequence ATGATGAAAAAGACATTATTACTATTCATCACTGCTCTTTTCGCATTTGTTTTAGCAGCATGCGGATCAAGTAGTACGACAGAGAATTCAACAACAAATGGTTCAACAGATGAAGAAACAAGTGGTGAAGCTTCAAATGCTGAAAAAGAAGTGATAAGAATTGGTTATCAAAAAGGAAATACAATCAACATTTTAAAAGAACATGGAAATTTAGATACTGCTTTAGAAGAAGCTGGTTATGCCGTTGAGTGGAATGTCTTCCCTACTGGCACAGTTTTATTAGAAGCATTATTAACAGACAACATTGACTTTGGTCATGCTTCTGACGGTAATGCTGTATTTATGCAGGCTGGTGGGCACCCATTAAACTACGTAGCTTCTGAAGCTCCATATCCAGAAGGTGTTGCATTAGTTGTAAAAGCAGATTCAGACATCCAATCCGTTGAGGACTTCAAAGGCAAAAAAATCGGAGTAACACGTGGGGGTAACCAACATTATCTATTACTTGTTGCATTAGAAAAAGCTGGAGTTTCGCAAGATGAAGTTGAAATTATTTTCTATAAAGATGCTGCTGAAGGTTTAGCTGCCTTTACAAAAGGTGAATTTGATGTTTATGGTTCTTGGGATCCTTACTTAGCAATCGTTGAAAATACAGTGGAAACTCGCACAATCGTTAGTGGATCTGACTTAACAGAAAACCGTACATTCTACTTTGCTACTGAAAAATTATTATCTGAAAAACCAGAAGTGGCAAAAATTATTTTAGAAGAACTACAAAATGCTGATCAATGGGCAAATGAAAATAAAGATGAAGTAGCTGAAATATTAGCCGCTGAATTAGGGTTAGATGCTGCCCCACTTAAACAAGCGAATAACCGTCGTACATTCGGTGTTCAAAAGATTGATGAAGCAATTATTACAAGCCAACAACAACTTGCCGATACATTCTTTAATGCAGGTATCTTGGAAACAGAAATTAGTGTTAAAGATGCCGTGAATGTTGATGCAGCAATTATTCCAAGTAATATCGAATAA
- a CDS encoding YqjF family protein, with product MDVYDHQRLNHSRLTPWIMRQTWLDTLLVHYPVKKEVLSELVPPSLPIDTFDETGWVSIVPYLTSSVRVRGIPPIPGISSIPGFNIRTYVNLNGKPGVYFFSIAASNWLTVNMAKMMFKLPYHYLKMDFNKKGDYIHFKSQTFFKNDGRYKWVYRPISEQRLAEKGSLEEWLVERYCLYTVNKKGKPLRSDILHRSWLLHDAEVDYHHNSLLSGVGIEILKNTPIFHYSKKVEVQIWPLIQC from the coding sequence TTGGACGTATATGATCATCAGCGTTTAAATCATTCTAGACTTACGCCTTGGATAATGAGACAAACTTGGTTGGATACATTGTTAGTTCATTACCCGGTCAAAAAGGAGGTGCTCTCAGAACTTGTCCCACCTTCATTACCAATTGACACATTCGATGAGACTGGATGGGTTTCCATTGTACCTTATTTGACAAGTTCAGTAAGAGTGCGCGGTATTCCACCTATTCCAGGTATTAGTAGTATTCCTGGGTTTAATATACGCACTTATGTTAACTTGAATGGAAAGCCTGGTGTGTATTTCTTTAGTATCGCTGCATCAAACTGGTTGACGGTAAATATGGCAAAAATGATGTTTAAACTACCGTATCATTATCTGAAAATGGACTTTAATAAGAAAGGTGATTATATACATTTTAAAAGCCAGACGTTCTTTAAAAATGATGGGAGATATAAATGGGTTTATCGACCAATCTCTGAACAAAGGCTTGCGGAAAAAGGTTCTCTTGAGGAGTGGCTAGTTGAAAGATATTGCCTCTACACAGTTAATAAAAAGGGCAAACCATTGCGCAGCGATATATTACATCGTTCATGGTTGTTACATGATGCGGAAGTAGATTATCATCACAATTCACTTTTATCGGGGGTAGGGATCGAAATTCTAAAGAATACCCCTATCTTCCACTATTCAAAAAAAGTAGAAGTTCAGATTTGGCCACTCATTCAATGCTAG
- a CDS encoding copper resistance protein CopC, which yields MKRIFWLALVLFVMLSTTAFAHSNLTSSTPSDGEVVDGNLKELKLQFDTSIENTSSLTLLSENGEQIPVTISVNTNTLVAQIPAPLKNGTYEVDWKVIGEDGHQIDGTYLFMVNTAETSTDVSTNDGGGLLNTWVVIAICVIVLIILLTVLSKRRR from the coding sequence ATGAAAAGAATTTTTTGGTTGGCTTTAGTTCTGTTTGTCATGTTATCGACGACGGCGTTCGCCCATTCCAACTTAACAAGTTCAACTCCATCTGATGGTGAAGTAGTTGATGGTAACTTAAAAGAATTGAAGCTTCAATTTGACACAAGTATCGAAAATACAAGTTCATTAACATTATTAAGTGAGAATGGGGAACAGATTCCAGTCACTATTTCAGTTAATACTAATACTTTGGTTGCACAAATCCCAGCTCCTTTAAAAAATGGTACATATGAAGTAGATTGGAAGGTTATTGGTGAAGATGGTCACCAAATTGATGGGACATATTTATTTATGGTAAATACAGCAGAAACTTCTACAGATGTGAGTACGAATGACGGTGGGGGACTATTAAATACATGGGTTGTAATTGCTATCTGTGTGATTGTCCTTATTATTCTTTTAACAGTGTTATCGAAAAGAAGAAGATAA
- a CDS encoding ABC transporter ATP-binding protein, which translates to MLLDIKELTKTFGDLQVLEDINISVDEGEFVAILGPSGSGKSTLFQLVGGNQIPDQGEIKLKGEVINGKKGFISYMPQQPSLFPWRTVLDNVVLATELNGKPNYDEARQWLSKVGLADFEKAYPIELSGGMKQRVSFIRALLSKQSLLCLDEPFSALDEFTRLKMQKWLLSVWEENRKSILFITHSIEEALFLADRIYVLSKRPAHVKAEINVPFSRPRDESLIETSEFFTLKQQIFQYIKEEISE; encoded by the coding sequence ATGTTATTGGACATAAAAGAACTAACTAAAACATTTGGGGACCTTCAAGTTTTAGAAGATATCAATATAAGTGTTGATGAAGGTGAATTTGTCGCAATACTTGGACCTTCTGGTAGCGGAAAAAGTACTCTCTTTCAACTGGTCGGTGGAAATCAAATCCCTGATCAAGGTGAAATTAAGTTGAAGGGTGAAGTCATTAATGGAAAAAAAGGTTTTATAAGTTACATGCCGCAACAGCCTTCCCTTTTTCCATGGCGAACGGTACTAGACAATGTCGTACTTGCTACTGAATTAAATGGTAAACCCAATTATGATGAAGCTAGACAATGGCTTTCGAAAGTTGGTCTAGCAGATTTTGAAAAGGCATATCCCATTGAATTATCCGGTGGAATGAAGCAACGCGTATCCTTTATTCGCGCATTGTTAAGTAAACAAAGCTTGCTCTGTTTAGATGAACCTTTTTCCGCTTTAGATGAATTCACAAGATTGAAAATGCAAAAATGGCTCCTTTCTGTATGGGAAGAAAATCGAAAATCTATTTTGTTTATTACACATAGTATCGAAGAAGCGTTGTTTTTAGCTGATCGCATCTATGTATTATCGAAAAGGCCCGCACATGTAAAAGCAGAGATCAACGTCCCCTTCTCTCGACCGCGTGATGAAAGCTTGATTGAAACTTCGGAGTTTTTCACATTAAAGCAACAAATCTTCCAATATATTAAGGAGGAGATTAGCGAATGA
- a CDS encoding thiamine-binding protein encodes MANALVSIQILPKAKNGEDIIPLVDAAIAVIDASGVKYQVNPLETTMEGELSELLSIIEKMNLKMIELGCPGVLSQVKISYNPNGVSMDKLTEKYR; translated from the coding sequence ATGGCAAATGCATTAGTTAGTATTCAAATACTACCGAAAGCAAAAAATGGTGAGGACATAATCCCTTTAGTTGATGCTGCCATTGCAGTAATTGACGCATCAGGCGTGAAATATCAAGTAAATCCATTAGAGACGACAATGGAGGGAGAACTTTCTGAGTTACTTTCTATTATAGAAAAAATGAATTTAAAGATGATTGAATTAGGTTGTCCAGGTGTACTTTCCCAAGTGAAAATTTCTTATAATCCAAACGGTGTTTCTATGGATAAATTAACGGAGAAATATCGTTAA
- a CDS encoding ABC transporter ATP-binding protein: protein MFGIELKDVSKSYGDNEVLKTINLSIERGSFTAIVGKSGCGKSTLLRVIAQLEDISNGTLSYSGAGDKPKIRIMFQDDRLIPWKSIINNIELGAVNKGIAQESLEKVGLIDKKNDWPDQLSGGQKQRIALARALASNPNILLFDEPLGALDALTRIEMQNLIEELWQQQQFTSLLVTHDVTEAVRLADRVIVIDKGNIQLDEQIELPRPRERDDKFTYYEQKILNQILGGNE, encoded by the coding sequence ATGTTTGGCATTGAACTAAAAGATGTAAGTAAAAGTTATGGGGATAATGAGGTACTCAAAACTATCAATCTTTCAATTGAACGTGGTAGTTTTACTGCAATAGTTGGGAAAAGTGGCTGTGGGAAAAGTACCTTACTAAGAGTAATCGCTCAACTTGAAGATATTTCAAACGGTACATTATCCTATTCAGGTGCTGGTGATAAACCAAAGATTCGCATTATGTTTCAAGATGATCGCCTAATTCCTTGGAAAAGTATTATCAATAACATTGAACTTGGAGCTGTGAATAAAGGGATTGCACAAGAATCCCTTGAAAAAGTTGGTTTAATCGACAAGAAAAATGATTGGCCTGATCAATTATCAGGAGGTCAAAAACAACGTATTGCCCTTGCACGTGCATTAGCGAGTAACCCAAATATTTTACTTTTTGATGAACCACTAGGAGCTCTAGATGCGCTGACTCGCATTGAAATGCAAAACCTGATTGAAGAATTATGGCAACAACAGCAGTTTACATCGCTACTTGTTACGCACGATGTAACAGAAGCAGTACGTCTTGCAGATCGCGTTATTGTCATTGATAAGGGCAATATTCAATTAGATGAACAAATCGAACTACCAAGGCCTCGTGAACGTGATGATAAGTTTACGTATTACGAGCAAAAAATACTTAATCAAATTTTAGGGGGAAATGAATGA
- a CDS encoding YnfA family protein, with protein sequence MVKAILIFLLAGIAEIGGGYLIWQWLREDKSALFGLLGGIALVLYGIIATWQVFPSFGRVYAAYGGVFIVLSVLWGWGVDKKTPDIYDWVGAVICLVGVSIMLLAPRN encoded by the coding sequence ATGGTAAAAGCAATCTTGATTTTTTTATTGGCTGGTATTGCGGAAATTGGTGGGGGGTACTTAATATGGCAATGGCTACGTGAAGACAAATCAGCATTATTCGGTTTACTCGGTGGGATTGCATTAGTTTTATATGGAATTATTGCAACTTGGCAGGTGTTCCCATCTTTTGGACGTGTTTATGCAGCTTATGGTGGTGTGTTTATCGTTCTTTCAGTATTATGGGGATGGGGAGTAGATAAGAAAACACCAGATATCTATGATTGGGTTGGGGCAGTAATTTGTTTAGTAGGTGTCTCGATCATGTTACTAGCGCCAAGAAATTGA
- a CDS encoding TatD family hydrolase translates to MMIDAHIHLDHYDEIERNEILSSLDGHEVEALIAVSFDMESCQKNLALSLEDSRVKPAFGFHPEQELLSLETMNELFKWMESHVDETVAVGEVGLPYYKKGESNTILDYQPYIELLDRFIEFAVKHDKPIVLHAVYEDASIACDLLEKHGFNKAHFHWFKGDQVAHRMIHNGYYISITPDVFYEEEIQQLVQIYPLEQLMVETDGPWPFEGPFSGQITHPKMMKQSIEKIAELKDLSSEKVTQILHENTKRFYGI, encoded by the coding sequence ATGATGATTGACGCACATATTCATCTTGATCATTATGATGAGATAGAACGTAACGAGATTTTGTCTAGTTTAGATGGACATGAAGTAGAAGCTTTAATTGCAGTCTCTTTTGATATGGAATCTTGTCAAAAAAATCTTGCTCTTTCATTGGAAGATTCACGAGTTAAACCTGCCTTTGGATTTCATCCAGAGCAGGAACTCCTCTCTTTAGAAACGATGAATGAATTGTTTAAATGGATGGAATCTCATGTAGATGAAACGGTCGCAGTTGGTGAAGTTGGATTACCTTATTATAAAAAAGGTGAAAGCAATACTATTTTAGACTACCAACCATATATTGAGCTACTCGATCGATTTATAGAATTTGCTGTAAAACATGATAAACCAATCGTTCTTCACGCTGTTTATGAAGATGCTTCTATTGCGTGCGATTTACTTGAAAAGCACGGGTTTAATAAGGCCCATTTCCATTGGTTTAAAGGTGATCAGGTTGCCCATCGAATGATACATAATGGCTACTATATTTCTATTACACCTGATGTGTTCTATGAGGAAGAAATACAGCAGCTTGTGCAGATATACCCTCTTGAGCAACTAATGGTGGAAACAGATGGACCATGGCCCTTTGAAGGCCCATTCTCTGGTCAAATAACTCATCCAAAGATGATGAAGCAGTCAATTGAGAAAATCGCCGAATTAAAAGACCTTTCTTCCGAGAAAGTGACGCAAATCCTCCATGAAAATACAAAAAGATTCTATGGGATATAG
- a CDS encoding ABC transporter permease, with protein sequence MKSAWVRGGKSFLFLLFLFILWEVLVRVSKTPKWLLPAPSDVIKEAIVGFDLFYGHIYSTVTLSLLGLLIGCGVGLIIAIILYRLPRVNELLYPLLILSQNIPTIVLAPLLIIWFGFGMFPKLIVISLVCFFPIVVASMDGFRQTAPELKHYMQMIGASRNQIFWKLEFPHSLPSIFSGLKIAATYSVMGAVISEWLGAKTGIGVYMTLAQSSFRIDRVFVAIFIIMILSVIFFGVIRLMEKLVVKGRNEGV encoded by the coding sequence ATGAAAAGCGCGTGGGTTCGTGGAGGAAAATCATTTCTTTTCCTCCTCTTTTTATTCATTCTTTGGGAAGTGTTAGTACGAGTATCTAAAACACCGAAATGGTTATTACCAGCACCTAGTGATGTAATCAAAGAAGCTATTGTCGGCTTCGATCTATTTTATGGCCATATTTATTCTACAGTAACTTTGTCATTACTTGGCCTATTGATTGGTTGTGGTGTTGGACTAATTATTGCAATTATCCTTTACCGTTTACCAAGAGTAAATGAATTGTTATATCCACTATTAATTTTGTCTCAAAACATACCGACGATTGTCCTTGCTCCACTTCTCATTATTTGGTTTGGGTTTGGGATGTTTCCTAAGCTAATCGTTATTAGTCTAGTGTGCTTCTTCCCTATCGTAGTAGCAAGTATGGATGGATTTAGACAAACTGCACCTGAATTAAAGCATTATATGCAAATGATTGGAGCATCACGGAATCAAATCTTTTGGAAGCTCGAGTTTCCTCACTCGCTCCCCTCCATTTTTTCAGGTTTGAAAATTGCTGCAACGTATAGTGTGATGGGGGCCGTCATTTCAGAATGGCTTGGTGCAAAGACGGGGATTGGTGTATATATGACGCTAGCTCAATCTTCATTTAGAATTGACCGCGTATTTGTAGCAATCTTTATCATTATGATATTGAGTGTCATATTCTTCGGAGTCATTCGACTCATGGAAAAGCTTGTGGTAAAAGGCAGAAATGAGGGTGTGTAA
- a CDS encoding zinc ribbon domain-containing protein, protein MMNQGCIKCGSTNAATKEVAMTGTGLSKMFDIQNNQFVVVYCENCGYSEFYNKKSSTGSNILDLFFGG, encoded by the coding sequence ATGATGAATCAAGGGTGTATTAAATGTGGTAGTACAAATGCCGCAACAAAAGAAGTAGCAATGACAGGAACAGGGTTGTCTAAAATGTTTGATATTCAAAATAATCAATTTGTTGTCGTTTACTGTGAAAACTGTGGGTATTCGGAGTTCTACAATAAGAAATCTTCTACTGGCTCGAATATTTTAGATTTGTTCTTTGGGGGATAG